From one Drosophila subpulchrella strain 33 F10 #4 breed RU33 chromosome 3L, RU_Dsub_v1.1 Primary Assembly, whole genome shotgun sequence genomic stretch:
- the LOC119553624 gene encoding uncharacterized protein LOC119553624 has product MAPDAEKPQPETRICALGSHRLRSPFRTISNETLRNFARLLNNDINSESLICKNCYSTLFKLYMRKVSNAKKHKLQKMAETVSDVSSQQADSSSDPSSIMPEPLGKAMLPSNLSSVMETSARTSAVWPGGIHHISSQSSDDMPTTSAAAAKKRQRSEKNDDMAPPPQRPRSDLATHDASEDDYAPNSNLSLNAVNGTRLPHIQPIPRRRPTRHLNKEAMDIYLQGTTGG; this is encoded by the coding sequence ATGGCGCCCGACGCCGAGAAACCACAGCCAGAGACGAGGATCTGCGCACTTGGCAGCCATCGGCTGAGGTCCCCGTTTCGAACCATCAGCAATGAGACGCTGCGTAACTTCGCCAGGCTCCTGAATAATGACATCAACAGCGAATCCCTTATTTGCAAGAACTGCTACAGCACCCTCTTTAAACTCTATATGCGGAAGGTCAGCAATGCCAAAAAACATAAGCTCCAGAAGATGGCGGAAACTGTTTCGGATGTAAGCAGTCAGCAGGCTGATTCCTCATCAGATCCCAGCTCCATAATGCCGGAGCCGCTGGGGAAGGCTATGTTGCCCTCCAATCTAAGTTCTGTCATGGAGACCTCTGCCCGTACAAGTGCTGTTTGGCCTGGTGGAATCCATCATATCTCCAGCCAGTCATCCGACGACATGCCCACTACCAGTGCTGCGGCGGCCAAGAAGAGACAACGCTCGGAAAAGAACGATGATATGGCGCCACCTCCGCAAAGGCCACGTTCTGACCTGGCCACCCACGACGCATCCGAGGACGACTACGCGCCCAATTCGAATCTTAGCCTGAACGCCGTCAATGGCACGAGGCTTCCCCACATCCAGCCAATCCCACGAAGACGACCCACTCGGCACCTCAACAAGGAGGCAATGGACATTTACTTGCAGGGCACGACGGGCGGATAA